Genomic segment of Drosophila takahashii strain IR98-3 E-12201 chromosome X, DtakHiC1v2, whole genome shotgun sequence:
GGAGAGTTCACAGTACttttttcgtatatttctAGGTTATGGTCAAGGCGAAATCTAAGCAAATTTGAAGGCTAAACACAAacacgaaaaaaagaaaaatagaagAAGGAgagattttgttgttgtggaattcttctgataattattttttgttttctattttgtgGCTCCCCTTTTGAggcttttttgtttgtttacgcCTCCGCAAAGAGGAGCGAAAGAGATGGGGCGACAGAAATTTCGCGGAGAGATAAAGGTGTGTTGAACTTTAGCAAAagtacatttaataaattatatttattttggtttttagctAGCTGCGAATttgctttttcttttcttgtttggttgtgtgtgtgtgtttttatgaccttttttatattgtttttgcGGCGCtttcaaaacaaacaaaagcgctccctctcttttgttttattccctctctctcttttgctCTCAGAATTTTTGCACGTGTATGCAGCGgtctttcttcttcttttcaaCACGTAAGCTTAAAAGAAAGAGAAGCACAATGCTACAGTCGCATAAGTGCGAGTGGGAGCGCCATAATAGgggttaaaaataaagaaaccgCGATTTTGCCACtgacgtcaacaaaaaaaagaccaAATATGAAATTCTGTGACTACATTGCAAACTATTAAACAAATAGTTGGCCACTATTTTCATATTGTTTCTTacctttgtttatttatattttactacTAATTAACCGATTTTGGCCGTATTCAACTTTGTTTTCTAGGTAAGTGCACTTTTTTCAATTTCCGCTTTTATATTTCGTAAATCTCAACACTTTCTTTGGCGCTTTTTCGTTGAACTAtcgcactttaaaaaaaaatagggaaAATAGTTGATAATTTGTGCGccgattgttgttgttttctgtttacttgtagttgttgttgtttttgcagcCCGGTTTTTTCGCAATTCGCATTGCAACGCACTCAAGGTTTGGTACTCACtatatttggtatttaaatACGATACCGATAGTGTGGTGAAAATACCAACTGGAGATGGGCCCACTTTGGACcgccaaatttgaatttatttattcggcTTGGGTAGTAAGCATTTATATCGAAAAAAGAACCAAGCtactattttgttttattaaccaCCAAGTTCCCCTGTATATTTTAGACATGATTTTAGTTTCAAGCAACCGCTTGCGGATTTTTTCTATGGAATTTTAACAtagtttaggaaatattaaatttatttattttacttgttAAATTAAGCATTTATAAAAGCTtcatatgaaattaaaatacggAAAATAAGTTAAATGCTTCTTCTTCTCGCTGAGGAGGTTGCCACCGCTAGGCCagcaaagacacacacccaaacAAATGTTATCGATGTTTGGCCACCTCTAGTCGGAGGACCACCTGATATCGATTAGCCTATCAAAGTGGACCACCTGATATCGAAATACGGACAACATAAGATATTCCAGGATATTCCAGAGGATCTACCAATTTTCGGCTCATTGCCGCGGAGCAAGTGCATCGTCCGTCCTGACCAACCGGCTGGGCGCGACTGCTTGGTTAGGATCCGCATCCGCCGCAATgtcgcaacaacaacagccgcCGGATGGCGGGATTTCCGAAATGGAaacggaggaggagcagccggcAACCGAATCCTGGCGTGGCCTGCCCATGGAGGCCATACGTCGTCACCTCCGACCCTTCGAACTGGAAACGCTGCCGGCCGTCGCCGCTGGCAATCTGCACCGGGTTATGTACCAACTGCCCATCCGGGAGACGCCACCGCGGCCGCACAAATCGCCGGGCAAGTGGGACTCGGAGCATGTGCGTCTGCCGTGCGCGCCAGAGTCGAAATACCCGCGGGAGAATCCCGATGGCAGCACCACCATCGATTCGCGGTGGGGCATGATCGAGCGGGCTCTGCTGCAGCCCATCGAAACGAGCGAGGAGCTGCAGGCGGCCATTCTGTCGTATAACACGACATACCGCGACCAGTGGCACTTCCGGGCGCTCCATCAGCTGCTCGACGAGGAGCTGGACGAGAGCGAGTCGCGGGTCTTCTTCGAGGACCTGCTGCCGCGCATCATTCGCCTGGCTTTGCGACTGCCGGACTTGATCCAAGCGCCGGTGCCGCTGCTCAAGCAGCACAAGAACGCCTCGCTGAGCCTGAGTCAGCAGCAGATCGCCTGCCTGCTGGCCAACGCCTTCCTCTGCACCTTCCCGCGGCGCAACACGCTGAAGAGGAAGTCCGAGTACAGCAGCTTTCCGGATATCAACTTTAACAGGTAACTTTGGCATAGAGATAAATAGAGATACATTTATATGGCTTAATCCCCCACAGACTCTATCAATCCACGGGTCCCGCCGTGCTGGAGAAGCTCAAGTGCATCATGCACTACTTTCGGCGCGTGTGTCCCACGGAGCGCGGTGCCAGCAATGTGCCCACCGGCGTGGTGACCTTCACGCGACGCAGCGGCCTGCCGGAACATCAGGTCGACTGGGCGCAGAGTGCGGCGCCGCTGGGCGATGTGCCGCTGCATGTGGACGCCGAGGGAACGATCGAGGACGAGGGCGTCGGCCTGCTGCAGGTGGACTTTGCCAACAAGTATCTGGGCGGCGGTGTTCTGGGCCATGGCTGCGTTCAGGAGGAGATCCGCTTCGTCATCTGTCCGGAGCTGCTCGTTGGCAAGCTGTTCACGGAGAGTCTGCGCCCGTTCGAGTCGCTGGTCATGCTGGGCGCCGAGCGGTATAGCAACTATACGGGATATGCCGGCAGTTTCGAGTGGTCCGGCAACTGTGAGGATTCCACACCGCGGGACAGCTCGCATCGGCGGCAAACGGCCATTGTGGCCATCGATGCCCTGCATTTTGCCCAATCGCAGCATCAGTATCGCGAGGATCTTATGGAGCGGGAGCTGAACAAGGCGTATATCGGATTTGTCCACTGGATGATCACGCCGCCGCCGGGAGTGGCTACCGGGAATTGGGGCTGCGGAGCCTTCGGCGGAGATCCCTACCTCAAGGCCCTGCTGCAGCTGATGGTCTGCGCTCAATTGGGCAGACCTTTGGCCTACTATACCTTCGGTAATACCGAGTTCAGAGATGATTTCCATGACATGTGGCTGTTCTTTCGCAGCGAAGGCACTACGGTGCAGCAGCTTTGGAGGGTATTAAGATCCTTCAGTAGGCTGGTCAAAGAGAAGGGCTCCAAAAATCTAAATCTATACGAATTTATTAGGGAGGAACTGAAGAAGAAGCTCAAAGAAGAGGCTCCATCCGCAGAGGCGGGAACATCTAAGGCGAGCGGCTCAGGAGAAGCGGAAGCAAAGCCCTCGAAATCAGCGAAAACGTCGCCGgaaatcaccaaaaaaaaagacaccATTACGCAGCAAAGTCCCGATCTCTTTCCCGCGCAATCATCGCTGGATAATTCCGATTCCTCGCCGGAACAGGCCATTCTCATGCTGTCCGATGACGAGGAGGCCAATGCCATGATGGAGGCCGCCAGTTTGGAGGCGAAAAACAGCGAGGagctcagcagcagcagcaccacgaAAACAGGAGGATCCGGTGGCCGCCAGTTGACGCTGCTCGAGATGCTCGACTCTCATTACGAAAAGGGACAGGCCTCGAAGAGGCCAAGAAAAGCACCCGAGGGTCCAGCCAAAAGCCGGAAGGAGAACAATGTGGAGGACAAGAAGGATCAGGATGACTAAGTGATATTGCCCTAGAGGATTTGTACTGccctaaaataaaaagttctaaaCTAAGACGTTTTAAAGAAGGCTTAAAATTTGAATGTGCTTGGTTTACAATGGAGTTTGCATTTTAAACAtgcagacatttttttttggaaacttAAATGCTCTTTGACACTTGGTAAATTTGAAGCGTTGCTTACagtcttttaattttaaaaattgttacattttctattaaaaattcttatgaaaacacaatttttttcttaggttaatatttatataaaaatattaaattagttgacttttaaataaaaattttgagaaatatttaaaactttccTGTACTCTATCTCTGTTCAATAATGTTAAAGTTATCATTttatgatattaaaaaaactttaatttacgTACATAAAACAAGATCTATGTGTATAGCAGGAGTTGTATAACGTTGCATTATTAAATAGGGTAAACACATTAAAAAATGAGATATTCGATTattatcaattttatattcAATTTTCAAAGAATTGTTATAATAGTTGTATTACAAGCAAAACCATATTAGTATGTTGTATAccgatattattatttgtgaaGTGATATCATGTTAATCATGTTAATGGATTCAAAGAGGACATtgataaattgtaaaaaatgtaagttCCGTACATTACCGATGgacaatttaagatttataattttctcagCATCTTGATATTCTTGTAATTTTCTAGGCTAAGATAGCAAAAGGCatgtataaaaattgtttgtagATTCTTTAAATGCCTAATATATAATATGTAGTTGAACTtagtaaagtttttttaaccaaaacctttttattttcaataagagtttatttcacaacaacaagaacatcaacaacaaccacGAAAATAGGTATGTAAATGGCAACTCGTTTTCAGTTAATTAAAACTATGCAACATGAAGTTGTTAAGAAAAATTCAGCatagagttttataaaataaaaaagcgaagTATTTCGGATAATATTATGTTTGGAGTTTCAAAACAACAAagctttaacaattttttccagGTCGTTCATGGCAACTAATGGAAGTTCGTACAGACCTATTATGTTaatactttttcgaaaaaattattatgtttcgataaatcattaaaaaaagtgtataacttcaaaatttcaaaatatatacattttttatttttttttaagtttttttctgataattatcGATGTAGACTGGCAAATGCATTATGTTTATTACAATTTCGTATACAGCGGATATTTAGTATTTAGTTTGAGCTTCGATCTGAAGACCCCGTTTGGTGAACCCTCTTGGTCTTGGAGATGTAGCATCTGGGTTCATCGTCCTTATCGTTGGACCCACCTACATGGGCCTCATCTTCCTCCTCTTGGAATTTATGAAAGTTTGTGGAGCTCCTGTCCTGTGTAATTTGTTTTGTCGCCATCCTCCAGACTGCGTGGACGTAATGGATCCGAATCCTCTGCGGTGAAGTGATACAGACATGACCCTGCCCGAAGTTGGAGTCCCGTTTCGGGACGCAGAGTCGTCTTGTCTTTGATCGGTCCTTGAGACTGGTAGAAGCTGCCCGGGTGGTCACCGTAGGATGCATCACATTGATGATGCACCATCCGGTGACCGGTGAAGCTTCTACCCGGCTGAAGGAACCGATTAAGGACAGAATGACTTTGCATCCCAAAACGGGACT
This window contains:
- the Parg gene encoding poly(ADP-ribose) glycohydrolase, which translates into the protein MSQQQQPPDGGISEMETEEEQPATESWRGLPMEAIRRHLRPFELETLPAVAAGNLHRVMYQLPIRETPPRPHKSPGKWDSEHVRLPCAPESKYPRENPDGSTTIDSRWGMIERALLQPIETSEELQAAILSYNTTYRDQWHFRALHQLLDEELDESESRVFFEDLLPRIIRLALRLPDLIQAPVPLLKQHKNASLSLSQQQIACLLANAFLCTFPRRNTLKRKSEYSSFPDINFNRLYQSTGPAVLEKLKCIMHYFRRVCPTERGASNVPTGVVTFTRRSGLPEHQVDWAQSAAPLGDVPLHVDAEGTIEDEGVGLLQVDFANKYLGGGVLGHGCVQEEIRFVICPELLVGKLFTESLRPFESLVMLGAERYSNYTGYAGSFEWSGNCEDSTPRDSSHRRQTAIVAIDALHFAQSQHQYREDLMERELNKAYIGFVHWMITPPPGVATGNWGCGAFGGDPYLKALLQLMVCAQLGRPLAYYTFGNTEFRDDFHDMWLFFRSEGTTVQQLWRVLRSFSRLVKEKGSKNLNLYEFIREELKKKLKEEAPSAEAGTSKASGSGEAEAKPSKSAKTSPEITKKKDTITQQSPDLFPAQSSLDNSDSSPEQAILMLSDDEEANAMMEAASLEAKNSEELSSSSTTKTGGSGGRQLTLLEMLDSHYEKGQASKRPRKAPEGPAKSRKENNVEDKKDQDD